The genomic region AATACCTATTCCAAATTCAACAGCCTCGGCCTTGGCTCCATGTGATTTTAAGGTAACGGCACCAAATACCTTATCTCCAAAATAGCGTTTTAAACCAATGCGGTTGTACATACGCCCTTCAAAATCAAACGGATAATACACATAATATCCCAATTGGGCAATTGCGGACATCTTATTGATGAACAGCTCGTGTCCCAGAAAAATACCGACTCTTTTAAAATCATCATCAACGTTCACATTCTTTTCTGGAAAAGAAGTCGCCTGAAAGCGTATCAATTCCTTTAAAAAGTTGGAAAAGAAAACATCAGCACCCAACTGTAGGGCACTTTTTCTTCCCAAACGTTTATCCGCATAACCCGATAGTATAAAAAAACCGTGTTGTCCCAAATCTATCACATCGCTCTCATTGACCCCGCCACGCAGTACCAAATTATATTTGATGGGTTCGGTTACTTTCACCTTTTCAGACTTTGGTAAATATTCCAGCTTTTTACCGCCATCCAAATCATATGTCAAACCAGCATTTAGGGCAAATGTATTCGTAGAGGTGTTGGGTGCCCTAAAGTTTGCGTTGGAATAATGTATTACCGATATACCTGTTTTAAAACCCAACCCCTTGAAAATATTCTCTTTGTGGTAATTGAGCATTAAATACGTTGAGCTCATAAAATCCGAGCCGTAAGCATTGTTTCTAAAATTGGTCTCCTTGTCGTAAGGGTTTGTAGTATATGTTATTCCCTGCCCAATCCTAAACTGCACATTTCTCTTAAAAAAATAGAAATTGTAGTGGGCGTACAGTCCAAAATTCTCTCCCAGGGTCTCGTTGTTCATATCTTGGTAAATGAACGAAGCCCCATAATCCGGGTAATTATATAGCTGCTCCCATTCCTGTGAACCATATGTTTTTCTATTAAATCCTAAAATAACACCCCCTGGATGATTGGTAATCAAATGCGAAATATCAGGATTATGTAATAATACAGAACCATAAAATTGATTTACATCAATAGTATATTTCTTGACATCCCCGTTTTGTGAAAAACACATTGTTACCGAAAAAAAAAGGCAAAAAAGAAGCTTAAAGTTCATCGGTCGTAAAGGTAATGACGAAGTACGAAATACGAGGCACAAAGGTTGAAAAAGTACGCAGTTATAAGTTGCAGTTTACGGTTTTACCCGCAGGACAAAGAGCCGATTGACTAGAAAACAAACTCATAAACCGCTAAACTTATTGACTCTTTTCTTTAAAAAACCTCTTGTGCAATACCCTTGATATTATCCGATTTACCCATGGAATAGTAGTGTAATACTGGAACACCAGCTACCAAGAGTTCTTTTGATTGTTCAATACACCATTCCACCCCAACTTGGCGTACGGCCTTATTGTCTTTGCACTGCTCAACCGCCTCTACCAAATCTTCAGGCAAATCGATTTTAAAAACCTGGGGCAGCAGATTTAAGTGACGTTTTACCGCAATGGGTTTGATACCCGGAATTATAGGCACATTGATTCCCATTTTCCTAGCCGCCTCAACAAACTCAAAATACTTTTTATTGTCGAAGAACATTTGGGTCACTACGTAATCTGCACCTGCCTCGACTTTTTCTTTCAGCCGTTTCAAATCCGTACTCATGGAGGGCGCCTCTAGATGTTTTTCAGGATACCCTGCCACCCCGATACAAAAATCGGCACAATCATCGGTTTCAATAACTTCATGTAAATACTTGCCGCAGTTGAGATTTTGAACCTGCTTTACCAATCCGATAGCATAATTATGTCCGCCTTCAGTCGGCTCAAAATATTTTTCCTCGCGCATGGCATCACCGCGAAGTGCCATGATATTATCGATACCCAAATAATGACAATCGACCAATAGATATTCGGTTTCTTCTTTGGTAAACCCCCCGCAAAGCACATGCGGAACAGTGTCGACATCATACTTATGTTTGATTGAAGCGCAAATACCCACCGTGCCAGGCCTCATACGAGTCAGCTTCTTGTCTAACAATCCGTCACGGTCAATATAGATGTATTCTTCTCGGGAAGTCGTTACATCAATAAAAGGCGGTTTGAACTCCATCAAAGGGTCGATATTATTATAAAGCTCTTGAATATTTCTCCCTTTTACCGGGGGGATTATTTCAAAAGAAAATAATGTCTTTCCCTTAGCTTCTTTTATATGGTCAGTTACTTTCATTCTCTAGGTAGTTGATGGTTGAGCGTTGATGGTTGATAGAATTCTAAATCGGATTTATGGATTACTTTTTACTCCTAAAATATGAGATA from Costertonia aggregata harbors:
- a CDS encoding acyloxyacyl hydrolase, coding for MCFSQNGDVKKYTIDVNQFYGSVLLHNPDISHLITNHPGGVILGFNRKTYGSQEWEQLYNYPDYGASFIYQDMNNETLGENFGLYAHYNFYFFKRNVQFRIGQGITYTTNPYDKETNFRNNAYGSDFMSSTYLMLNYHKENIFKGLGFKTGISVIHYSNANFRAPNTSTNTFALNAGLTYDLDGGKKLEYLPKSEKVKVTEPIKYNLVLRGGVNESDVIDLGQHGFFILSGYADKRLGRKSALQLGADVFFSNFLKELIRFQATSFPEKNVNVDDDFKRVGIFLGHELFINKMSAIAQLGYYVYYPFDFEGRMYNRIGLKRYFGDKVFGAVTLKSHGAKAEAVEFGIGIRL
- the metF gene encoding methylenetetrahydrofolate reductase [NAD(P)H] → MKVTDHIKEAKGKTLFSFEIIPPVKGRNIQELYNNIDPLMEFKPPFIDVTTSREEYIYIDRDGLLDKKLTRMRPGTVGICASIKHKYDVDTVPHVLCGGFTKEETEYLLVDCHYLGIDNIMALRGDAMREEKYFEPTEGGHNYAIGLVKQVQNLNCGKYLHEVIETDDCADFCIGVAGYPEKHLEAPSMSTDLKRLKEKVEAGADYVVTQMFFDNKKYFEFVEAARKMGINVPIIPGIKPIAVKRHLNLLPQVFKIDLPEDLVEAVEQCKDNKAVRQVGVEWCIEQSKELLVAGVPVLHYYSMGKSDNIKGIAQEVF